Proteins co-encoded in one Pseudopipra pipra isolate bDixPip1 chromosome 12, bDixPip1.hap1, whole genome shotgun sequence genomic window:
- the TMED3 gene encoding transmembrane emp24 domain-containing protein 3 has product MPGAVRVAVRALCLAALLGALGAGGTELTLELPDSDRRCFHQELESGIKFTLDYQVISGGHYDVDCYVEDPNGKTIYQETKKQYDSFPHRTEVKGVYTFCFSNEFSTFSHKIVYFDFQVGDEPPILPDMNNRVTALTQMESACVTIHEMLNSVIDSQTHYRLREAQDRSRAEELNGRVSYWSVGETLILFVVSIGQVMLLKSFFTEKRPGSSGTST; this is encoded by the exons ATGCCGGGCGCGGTGCGTGTGGCGGTGCGGGCACTGTGCCTGGCCGCGCTCCTGGGCGCTCTGGGGGCCGGCGGGACGGAACTGACGCTGGAGCTGCCCGACAGCGACCGGCGCTGCTTCCACCAGGAGCTGGAGAGCGGCATCAAGTTCACCCTCGACTACCAG GTGATCAGTGGGGGACACTATGACGTAGACTGCTACGTGGAGGACCCCAACGGCAAGACCATCTACCAGGAGACCAAGAAGCAGTACGACAGCTTCCCACACCGCACCGAGGTCAAGGGTGTCTACACCTTCTGCTTCAGCAATGAGTTTTCCACCTTCTCCCACAAAATCGTCTACTTCGACTTCCAGGTGGGCGACGAGCCACCCATCCTGCCCGACATGAACAACCGCGTCACTGCCCTGACACAG ATGGAATCCGCCTGCGTCACCATCCATGAGATGCTGAACTCGGTGATTGACTCCCAGACCCATTACCGGCTGCGGGAGGCGCAGGACCGGAGCAGAGCCGAGGAGCTCAATGGCCGTGTCTCATACTGGTCGGTGGGGGAAACCCTCATCCTCTTCGTGGTCAGCATCGGACAGGTGATGCTGCTCAAGAGCTTCTTCACCG